In the genome of Xanthomonas hortorum pv. pelargonii, the window ATTTTGATTATTATTTGAAGAACACCTCAGCGAAAGTGCTGTCGACAAATGATCTGGGGGAGTTATTTTTCGATAGTGCTTGTGGCACGGGTGATGGTTTGCTGGACGAATTGGAAGGGCACTATACTTCTGGGCGCGATATATCTGCAGGCCACTTCAAAAGAATTAATATGCTTGCTTCTAGGCTTCCTAGCTTCTATATAAATTTTGACAGGCATATTTTTATGCATTTGGACGGTTCTCGGTTTCATGAGGATCTAGCTCATGGCGGCTGGGTTTCAAAACGTGGAGACTTTGAGTTCCTTATTCCGGATTCCCACCGGTACTGGGTAAGAAAATCGAGAAGCTACTGGAAAGTTAGATTTTTGTCTGGTTAGGGGCGACGTCCCCCAACTTTGAGTAGCGCCCTAGTTTGGAGTCCAATTCCCTACCCCAAGGAGATTGGACGTGAAGAGGCGTTTTTCCGAAGAACAGATCATCGGCTTCCTGCGCGAAGCCGAAGCGGGCGTGGCGATGAAGGACCTATGCCGGCGCCATGGCTTCAGTGAGGCCTCGTACTACATGTGGCGCAGCAAGTTCGGCGGGATGAGCGTGCCCGATGCCAAACGGCTCAAGGACCTGGAGGCCGAGAACGCGCGGCTGAAGAAGTTGCTGGCCGAGCAGGTGTTCGAGAACGACCTGATCAAGGATGCGCTGCGAAAAAGGTGGTGAGCGCACCGGCGCGTCATGCGCTGGTGCGCGAGTGGATTGGGTGCGGTGCCAGCGAGCGCCGGGCCTTGATAGTCGCCGCTCTGTTTGCATCGACTGGACGGTCTATGTGGCAGCGTGCCCGACATTCGGATGCCTGAATAGCATGCTCTCACTCGCTAGCTCTGTATGGAGATGTCGATGACGAAGAAATCGCAGTGGTTTGGACTGCTGGGGTGGTTGGTGCTGTGCTATCTGGTCGCTGCCCTGGGAGCGGCGGCTTCGATCAAAGCGGCGAGCTTCTACGCTGAGTTGCAGCGGCCGGCGTGGGCGCCGCCCGGGTGGTTGTTCGGGCCGGTGTGGACCACGTTGTACGGGATGATGGCGGTGTCGGCGTGGTTGGTCTGGCGGCGCGGTGGGTGGAACAGTACGCGTGGGGCGCTGAGTCTGTTCGTGCTGCAGTTGGGGTTGAACGGGTTGTGGAGCTGGTTGTTCTTTGCCTGGCACATGGGCGCCTGGGCGTTTGTCGATATCGTGGCGCTGTGGGTGGCGTTGGTGCTGACGATCGTAGCGTTCGCCAAGTGGCAGCGGGTTGCTGCGTGGTTGTTGGTTCCATATCTGCTATGGGTAAGTTTTGCGGCGGCGTTGAACTATTCGGTGTGGCAGCTCAATCCTCAGGTGCTTGGCTAAGGCCTGCATGGATCAAAGTGGCTGATGCACTTCTGCGTTCGGCGCGAGATGGGTGCGCGGCCGCTAGGCGGAATCAGCCGAATACGACCTCGTCTGGCACCAGGTCTCCGCTACAGGATGCTGCGCAAGCAACGCTTGGCCCAGCGCATTAAAAGTTTCCATAGCAATCAATCGCTTGTGGCTGCGTCGCTTAAATCTTTGTCCTGCAAGGCTTTCTGTACAGGCGCGCAGCCGCGCAGGGCTGGCGTAATACGCAGTGCTTGACAGCCTTTGGTCTGGTGATGTCTTTTGCATACATGCCTAACGCTTCCGCCATCGCATCGCTCCTTTGCCAGCCGCAGCTGCGGCCGGGTGCGGGCGTGGCCGGCATTAGCACCACCATTACCACCGCCACCATTCGCCCGGTGCGGTCCGTCGTCTTCGCGTAATTTCCGAAAACAACGGCCCCGCACCCGGATCAGGATGCGGGGGTCTCCCTCTCTCACCTGAAGCGGACGGGGCCTCCCAAACGAGGTCTGTCGATGTCATCGCTTGCTGTTTCGCTCGAACCCGCTGCAGTTCCCGCGTCCTCTGCGCGCACCGTTGTGCACAAATTCGGTGGCACGTCGGTGGCCGATGCCGAGCGCTACCGGCATGTGGCGCAGCTGTTGCTTGCCCGCGAGGAGACTGTGCAGGTCACCGTGGTGTCGGCGATGAAGGGCGTGACCGATGCACTGATCGAACTGGCCGAACTGGCAGCGCACAACCGCCCCGAGTGGCGCGAGCGCTGGCATGAAACGCGGGCGCGCCATCGCGGTGCGGCGGTGGCGTTGCTGGGCGAACATTCCGGGCCCACGGTGGAGTGGTTGGACGAGCGCTTCGAGCATCTGTCGCAGATCCTTGGTGCATTGGCGGTGATCGGCGAGCTGCCGCGCGAAGTGCTCGATCGTATGCAAGGGTTGGGTGAGGTGTATTCGGCGCAATTGCTTGGCGATCACTTTCGCGCGCTTGGCGAAGACTGTGCAGTGCTGGATGCGCGCGATGTGCTGGTGGTCAATCGCGGCGAACTCGGCGTGGATGTGGATTGGGATGTCAGCGCGCAGCGCTTGCAGACCTGGCGCCAGGCGCATCCGCAGACACGCGTTGTGGTCACCGGGTTTGTGGCGCGCGACCGCGCCGATCGCATCACCACGTTGGGGCGCAACGGCAGCGATTATTCCGGTGCGATCTTCGCGGCCTTGTTCGATGCCGATGAGTTGCATATCTGGACCGATGTGGATGGCGTGCTCTCGGCCGATCCGCGCGTGGTGCCAGAAGCGGTTCAGCTGGAAACGCTGAGCTACGACGAGGCCTGCGAACTGGCGTATTTTGGCGCGAAGGTGGTGCATCCGCAGACGATGTCGCCGGCGATCGAGCGCGGGCTGCCGATCATCATCCGCAACACCTTTCAGCCCGAACATCCGGGCACGCGCATCACCGCAAGCAGCAAGGTGAGCGGGCCGATCAAGGGGCTGACCTTGAGCCCGGATCTGGCGGTGCTCAATCTGGAGGGCACCGGCCTGATCGGTGTGCCGGGCACGGCCGAGCGGGTGTTTGCGGCGCTGCGCGTGGCGCAGGTCTCGGTGGTGATGATCTCGCAGGGCTCGTCGGAGCATTCGATCTGTTGCGTGGTCAAGCAGCATGAGTCAGAGCGTGCGCGCAATGCCTTGTTGCAGGCCTTTGCGCACGAACTCACGGTTGGCCAGGTGCAGCGCGTGCAGCTGACTACCGGCATCAGTGTGCTGGCCGCGGTAGGCGATGGCATGGCTGGGCAACCGGGTGTGGCGGCGCGCTTGTTCGAGTCGTTGGGGCGTGCGCAGGTCAATATCCTGGCGATCGCGCAAGGCTCGTCCGAGCGCAATATCTCGGTGGCGATCGATGCGGCGCATGCGACCAAGGCCTTGCGTGCGGCGCATGCGGGCTTCTGGTTGTCGCCGCAAACCTTCTCGGTGGGCGTGATCGGGCCGGGCAACGTGGGCGCGGCGTTGCTGGATCAACTGCGCATTGCGCAGCCGCAATTGCTGGGCAAGGCCAACATCGATCTGCGCCTGCGCGCAGTGGTTTCGCGCGGCCGCATGTTGCTCGACGAGCGCGGCCTGGTCGGCAACTGGCGCGATGCGTTTGCCTCTGCAGCCACTGCCACTGATCTGGAACAGTTCACCACGCATCTGCTGTCTGCACATCTGCCGCATACGGTGATCATCGATTGCAGCGGCAGCGCGGAAGTGGCCGACCGCTATGCGGAGTGGTTGGCCGCCGGCATCCATGTGGTGACGCCGAACAAACAGGCCGGCTCCGGCCCGTTGCAGCGCTATCAGGCCATCCGTGCGGCGGCCGATGCCAGCGGTGCGCGTTTCCGTTACGAAGCCACCGTGGGCGCGGGGCTGCCGGTGATCACCACGCTGCGCGATCTGGTCGATACCGGCGATACGGTGACCTCGATCGAAGGCATCTTTTCGGGCACGCTGGCCTGGTTGTTCAACAAATACGATGGCAGCGTGCCGTTCGCCGAATTGGTGACGCAGGCGCGCGGCATGGGCTATACCGAACCTGATCCGCGCGACGATCTGTCCGGCGTGGATGTGGCGCGCAAGCTGGTGATCCTAGCGCGCGAAGCCGGGCGCGAGATCAGCCTGGAGGACGTGCAGGTCGAGAGCCTGGTGCCCGAAGCATTGCGCCAGGCCAGCGTGGACGATTTCATAGCG includes:
- a CDS encoding TspO/MBR family protein produces the protein MTKKSQWFGLLGWLVLCYLVAALGAAASIKAASFYAELQRPAWAPPGWLFGPVWTTLYGMMAVSAWLVWRRGGWNSTRGALSLFVLQLGLNGLWSWLFFAWHMGAWAFVDIVALWVALVLTIVAFAKWQRVAAWLLVPYLLWVSFAAALNYSVWQLNPQVLG
- the thrA gene encoding bifunctional aspartate kinase/homoserine dehydrogenase I codes for the protein MSSLAVSLEPAAVPASSARTVVHKFGGTSVADAERYRHVAQLLLAREETVQVTVVSAMKGVTDALIELAELAAHNRPEWRERWHETRARHRGAAVALLGEHSGPTVEWLDERFEHLSQILGALAVIGELPREVLDRMQGLGEVYSAQLLGDHFRALGEDCAVLDARDVLVVNRGELGVDVDWDVSAQRLQTWRQAHPQTRVVVTGFVARDRADRITTLGRNGSDYSGAIFAALFDADELHIWTDVDGVLSADPRVVPEAVQLETLSYDEACELAYFGAKVVHPQTMSPAIERGLPIIIRNTFQPEHPGTRITASSKVSGPIKGLTLSPDLAVLNLEGTGLIGVPGTAERVFAALRVAQVSVVMISQGSSEHSICCVVKQHESERARNALLQAFAHELTVGQVQRVQLTTGISVLAAVGDGMAGQPGVAARLFESLGRAQVNILAIAQGSSERNISVAIDAAHATKALRAAHAGFWLSPQTFSVGVIGPGNVGAALLDQLRIAQPQLLGKANIDLRLRAVVSRGRMLLDERGLVGNWRDAFASAATATDLEQFTTHLLSAHLPHTVIIDCSGSAEVADRYAEWLAAGIHVVTPNKQAGSGPLQRYQAIRAAADASGARFRYEATVGAGLPVITTLRDLVDTGDTVTSIEGIFSGTLAWLFNKYDGSVPFAELVTQARGMGYTEPDPRDDLSGVDVARKLVILAREAGREISLEDVQVESLVPEALRQASVDDFIARLHEVDATFAQRLADARARGNVLRYVAQLPPDRAPSVGLVELPADHAFANLRLTDNVVQFTTRRYCENPLVVQGPGAGPEVTAAGVFADLLRVAAGEGARL